One Melospiza melodia melodia isolate bMelMel2 chromosome 1, bMelMel2.pri, whole genome shotgun sequence genomic window carries:
- the MRPL3 gene encoding large ribosomal subunit protein uL3m, with amino-acid sequence MAGWGRLARLGGRLWAAAAAPAPAPGHRGQLGFVVRHINSSTWWHEHLSEENVEFLKKITAEEYKAQTASKLCPLKDEPWPLNKWTPDSIRVGVVAVKLGMMPIWTKSGEKHAVTLLKVQDCHVLRYVSKEESGGKTAKLLVGGKNVSPFSKPESAHEIFREAGVPRKQKVTTFNVTDDAIIKPGTPLYAAHFRPGQFVDVTAKTIGKGFQGVMKRWGFKGQPASHGQTKTHRRPGAISTNQAAKVYRGKKMPGKMGNIYRTSFGLKVWRINTKHDIIYVNGSVPGHTNCLVKVRDSKLPTYKDCNKNPPFPTFFADGDEELPEDLFDEEIFQFTDPSVTFA; translated from the exons ATGGCGGGCTGGGGGCGGCTGGCCCGGCTCGGCGGGCGCCtctgggcggcggcggcggcgccggctCCCGCTCCCGGACACAG GGGTCAGCTGGGCTTTGTAGTCAGACACATCAACAGTTCAACGTGGTGGCACGAGCATCTTTCTGAGGAGAATGTGGAGTTCCTCAAGAAGATAACTGCAGAGGAGTACAAAGCTCAGACAGCCAGCAAGCTGTGCCCTCTGAAAGATGAGCCATGGCCACTGAATAAGTGGACACCAG ATTCCATCAGAGTTGGTGTTGTTGCAGTAAAACTGGGAATGATGCCAATATGGACCAAATCAGGAGAAAAACACGCTGTCACACTACTTAAG gTCCAGGATTGCCATGTTTTAAGATATGTTTCAAAGGAAGAGTCGGGTGGAAAAACAGCTAAGCTGCTTGTTGGAGGCAAAAACGTATCTCCTTTTTCT AAACCAGAGTCTGCACATGAAATTTTTAGAGAAGCTGGAGTGCCACGGAAGCAGAAAGTTACAACATTTAATGTAACAGATGATGCCATAATTAAGCCAG gTACTCCTTTGTATGCTGCTCACTTCCGCCCCGGGCAGTTTGTGGATGTCACTGCTAAAAC aATTGGTAAAGGATTTCAAGGTGTCATGAAAAGGTGGGGATTTAAAGGTCAGCCTGCAAGCCATGGCCAGACAAAAACTCACAGACGACCTGGAGCAATATCTACCAAT CAAGCTGCCAAAGTTTATCGTGGAAAGAAAATGCCTGGTAAAATGGGTAACATCTACAGGACATCTTTTGGATTAAAG GTGTGGAGGATCAATACAAAACATGACATTATTTATGTAAATGGGTCTGTTCCAGGTCACACCAATTGCCTGGTGAAG GTCAGAGATAGCAAATTGCCTACTTACAAGGACTGCAATAAAAACCCTCCATTCCCTACATTTTTTGCTGATGGAGATGAAGAACTGCCAGAAGACCTTTTTGATGAGGAGATTTTCCAGTTCACAGATCCATCTGTCACATTCGCATAA